The following proteins come from a genomic window of Mariniflexile sp. TRM1-10:
- a CDS encoding DUF5013 domain-containing protein has product MKKLSFRYKIGILALASIFVAIVSCQDEYDPDLVTYPEITVDGFSPSEGYPGSIVTITGSNFGDRFEAAKISFNGELVTEFVSYQDNIMEVRVPQGATNGKLSVQVWTHVKDSIGSYAVKQLPVMVSAQSENGSNIVFPGDVVTIVGSNFGTNATALGITFNGTAAEIVSVQDNEIKVTAPEGFATGYIDLTIGGSTVIGSTVIINPTAAGDITPYFLANTGDVEAGGLFDPDFDVLVPDNARYGTQGAPWVTNQAIKNKTNGDGVKVGGWGREPWGGAQPGYICFETWGSTPITDGKVYQQTAYELPAGDYTLSFKYFSENKPISSVHMIVAEGDGIPSLAGLATSIAYAETWNETPIDTTSPNSGDVTEEINFTLETSKKVSIGLLVNMAGADARAGYFKVSWIKLVKN; this is encoded by the coding sequence ATGAAAAAATTAAGTTTTAGATATAAAATAGGTATTTTGGCCTTAGCCAGTATATTTGTGGCTATAGTTTCGTGTCAGGATGAGTACGATCCAGATTTAGTAACATACCCCGAAATTACTGTAGATGGGTTTTCCCCAAGTGAAGGATATCCTGGCTCTATAGTTACCATTACGGGAAGTAATTTTGGAGATCGCTTTGAAGCTGCAAAAATAAGCTTCAACGGAGAACTCGTTACCGAATTTGTGAGTTATCAAGACAACATAATGGAAGTAAGGGTTCCCCAAGGTGCAACCAATGGGAAACTCTCTGTTCAGGTATGGACACATGTTAAAGATTCCATAGGTTCGTATGCGGTAAAGCAGTTGCCAGTTATGGTTTCCGCTCAGTCCGAAAATGGTTCAAATATTGTTTTTCCAGGAGATGTGGTTACCATTGTTGGAAGTAATTTTGGTACTAATGCAACTGCTCTTGGAATTACTTTTAACGGCACAGCTGCAGAGATTGTTTCTGTACAGGATAATGAAATAAAAGTGACTGCTCCTGAAGGGTTCGCAACAGGATATATAGACCTTACTATAGGAGGTTCTACCGTGATAGGCTCTACCGTAATTATTAATCCTACTGCAGCGGGCGATATTACACCTTATTTCCTAGCAAATACTGGAGATGTAGAAGCTGGAGGGCTTTTTGATCCGGATTTTGATGTTTTGGTGCCTGATAATGCCAGATATGGAACACAAGGAGCTCCTTGGGTTACAAATCAGGCTATCAAGAATAAAACAAATGGTGATGGTGTGAAAGTTGGCGGATGGGGTCGTGAACCATGGGGAGGAGCACAGCCAGGGTATATCTGCTTCGAAACTTGGGGCAGTACACCCATCACAGACGGAAAAGTTTATCAACAAACCGCCTATGAGCTTCCTGCAGGAGATTATACACTTTCGTTCAAGTATTTCTCAGAGAACAAGCCTATTTCTTCTGTACATATGATAGTGGCAGAAGGAGACGGAATCCCGTCTTTAGCTGGTTTGGCTACTTCGATTGCTTATGCTGAAACTTGGAACGAAACACCAATAGACACGACTTCACCAAATAGTGGAGATGTGACTGAAGAAATCAATTTTACTTTAGAAACTTCTAAAAAGGTTTCCATAGGGCTTCTTGTAAATATGGCAGGAGCCGATGCGAGAGCTGGATATTTTAAAGTGTCTTGGATAAAATTAGTTAAAAACTAA
- a CDS encoding RagB/SusD family nutrient uptake outer membrane protein, which translates to MMKKTYIKLMFAVLLATSVSCEKEFLDLVEQDKLSEELYFKTPDHFRNYSNDFYNGLWGWSWDVKIDETTRIRGNAQQLLLDRGSDLNGYGTGHGVGDIIPNTTDDVWALSYIYIRETNILLEKAEAYSGTQEEIAEYVSTAKFFRAYHYFFMLKRFGGVPLITKVLDVDSPELYGTRNSRYEVFALIKEDLEAAIDGLPRESSISSAEKGHISKEAAQSLLAKALLFEATWEKYVGTSTDGDGTSFGAGTSMPSGYPSTNQMFQQVVDLSKDVMDNGGFELWNYNEELNNLTMYYLFNLEDGESNPAGLDKATNKEFIFYAKYDFNLKKGNTNISHASYYSSVNQKFTDMFLCTDGLPVDKSPLFQGYQSNYEQFYNRDYRLYAYTGGNEQEVEIVEGTVPLLGGGVYYGNRKFRSFDYPNYREANQESADFPYIRLSEVYLMYAEGLYELNGTITDSQLNESLNKVRERSGVAALTNAMASTYGLDILEEIRRERAVELYLEDNRFNDLRRWGIAEQELGASTYGQIIEGTDYENNPDLYDPSSYQYGEETVETGVGPRKAIVLIPSANKSWSRTKYLFPIPLGQVNLNKNLLQNPGY; encoded by the coding sequence ATGATGAAAAAAACATATATCAAATTAATGTTTGCGGTGCTGTTGGCGACATCGGTATCTTGCGAGAAAGAATTTTTGGATCTAGTAGAACAAGATAAACTTTCAGAGGAATTGTATTTCAAGACCCCTGATCATTTTAGGAATTATTCCAACGACTTTTATAACGGTCTATGGGGATGGAGTTGGGATGTTAAAATTGACGAAACCACAAGAATTAGAGGTAATGCACAGCAACTTCTTTTAGATAGGGGATCTGACTTAAATGGATATGGCACCGGTCATGGTGTAGGCGATATAATCCCCAACACTACAGATGATGTTTGGGCGCTTTCTTATATATATATAAGGGAAACTAATATTCTTTTAGAAAAAGCTGAAGCCTATTCTGGAACACAAGAAGAAATAGCAGAATATGTATCTACAGCAAAATTCTTTAGAGCATATCATTATTTCTTTATGTTAAAACGATTTGGTGGGGTACCGCTAATTACTAAGGTACTCGATGTGGATTCACCTGAATTATATGGAACAAGAAACAGCAGGTACGAAGTATTTGCCCTAATTAAAGAAGATTTAGAAGCTGCCATAGATGGACTGCCAAGAGAATCGTCCATTTCATCGGCAGAAAAAGGACATATTAGCAAAGAGGCTGCTCAATCGTTATTGGCAAAAGCACTATTGTTTGAAGCCACTTGGGAAAAATATGTAGGGACTTCTACCGATGGTGATGGCACCTCTTTTGGAGCTGGAACTAGTATGCCAAGTGGATACCCATCAACAAATCAAATGTTTCAACAGGTCGTAGATCTTTCTAAAGATGTAATGGATAATGGAGGATTTGAATTATGGAACTATAATGAAGAATTGAATAATCTCACCATGTATTACTTATTCAACTTAGAAGACGGGGAGTCCAATCCTGCAGGGCTTGATAAGGCTACCAATAAGGAGTTTATTTTCTATGCCAAATATGATTTTAACCTGAAAAAAGGAAATACAAACATAAGCCATGCGTCTTACTATTCTTCAGTAAATCAAAAGTTTACCGATATGTTCTTATGTACCGATGGGTTGCCTGTAGACAAGTCGCCTTTATTCCAAGGCTATCAATCAAATTATGAGCAATTTTACAATCGCGATTACAGGTTGTATGCCTACACAGGAGGTAATGAACAAGAAGTGGAAATCGTAGAAGGAACCGTTCCACTTTTGGGAGGGGGCGTTTATTATGGCAACCGTAAATTCCGGTCATTTGATTATCCGAATTATAGGGAAGCCAATCAGGAATCGGCAGATTTTCCATATATCCGCTTGTCCGAAGTGTATTTAATGTACGCTGAAGGATTATATGAGTTGAATGGCACTATTACAGACAGTCAATTGAACGAATCACTTAATAAGGTAAGGGAACGCTCGGGTGTTGCGGCCTTAACCAACGCTATGGCATCTACTTACGGGTTGGATATTCTAGAAGAGATCCGTAGGGAAAGAGCGGTAGAGCTATACCTTGAAGACAACAGGTTTAACGATTTAAGAAGATGGGGTATAGCCGAGCAGGAACTAGGAGCTTCTACATACGGACAGATTATTGAGGGAACCGACTATGAAAATAACCCAGATCTTTACGACCCAAGCTCATACCAGTATGGCGAAGAAACTGTAGAAACTGGAGTGGGACCAAGAAAAGCTATCGTATTGATTCCTTCTGCAAATAAAAGTTGGTCGCGTACTAAATATTTATTCCCTATCCCGCTTGGGCAAGTAAATTTGAACAAGAACCTTTTACAAAACCCAGGGTATTAA